The following are encoded together in the Dyella terrae genome:
- the dnaJ gene encoding molecular chaperone DnaJ, translated as MSKRDYYEILGVERTVTEVELKKSFRRLAMKYHPDRCPDDPHAQEKFKEAKEAYEVLSDAQKRAVYDQHGHAAFEHGMGGGRGGFGDMGDIFGDIFGDIFGMGGGGGRGRSRRGSDLRYIMELDLEEAVFGVERKIEIPTQVNCHHCNGSGSADGKTVTCKTCAGHGRVRMQNGIFSIQQACPHCGGSGQAIEKPCKQCDGEGRLEETRALSVNIPAGVDNGDRIRLTGQGEAGPAGGEAGDLYVEVRVRGHAIFQREGNDLHCELPIRFAQAALGAELLVPTLEGEVPINIPPETQTGQMFRLRGRGVKSVRSSRAGDLICRVVVETPVRLTKQQRDLLEQLESTFAHDDADKHTPRAKNWVDGVKQFWSRVTS; from the coding sequence ATGAGCAAGCGCGATTACTACGAAATCCTTGGGGTGGAACGCACCGTCACCGAGGTCGAACTGAAGAAGTCGTTCCGTCGACTCGCGATGAAGTACCACCCGGATCGTTGTCCGGACGATCCGCATGCGCAGGAGAAGTTCAAGGAGGCCAAGGAGGCCTACGAAGTGCTGTCCGACGCGCAGAAGCGTGCCGTGTACGACCAGCACGGCCACGCCGCCTTCGAGCACGGCATGGGCGGCGGTCGCGGTGGTTTCGGCGACATGGGCGACATCTTCGGGGACATCTTCGGCGATATTTTCGGCATGGGCGGTGGTGGCGGTCGCGGACGTTCGCGTCGTGGCTCCGACCTGCGCTACATCATGGAGCTCGATCTGGAAGAGGCCGTGTTCGGCGTCGAACGGAAGATCGAGATTCCCACTCAGGTCAACTGCCACCACTGCAACGGCAGCGGTTCGGCCGATGGCAAGACGGTGACGTGCAAGACCTGCGCTGGCCACGGCCGCGTGCGCATGCAGAACGGCATCTTTTCGATCCAGCAGGCGTGCCCGCATTGTGGTGGCAGTGGCCAGGCGATTGAAAAACCCTGCAAACAGTGCGATGGCGAGGGTCGTCTGGAAGAGACCCGCGCGTTGTCGGTGAACATCCCCGCTGGCGTGGACAACGGCGACCGCATCCGTCTCACCGGGCAGGGCGAGGCCGGCCCGGCCGGCGGCGAAGCTGGTGATCTCTATGTGGAAGTGCGTGTGCGCGGACACGCCATCTTCCAGCGCGAGGGTAATGATCTGCATTGCGAACTGCCGATCCGCTTCGCACAGGCGGCGCTGGGCGCGGAGCTGTTGGTGCCGACGCTGGAAGGCGAAGTGCCGATCAATATTCCACCCGAGACCCAGACCGGGCAGATGTTCCGCCTGCGCGGGCGCGGCGTGAAATCGGTGCGCAGCAGCCGCGCGGGCGATCTCATCTGCCGCGTCGTGGTGGAAACGCCAGTGCGCTTGACCAAGCAGCAGCGCGACTTGCTGGAACAGCTTGAGTCCACTTTTGCGCATGACGATGCGGACAAACATACGCCGCGCGCCAAGAACTGGGTCGACGGCGTCAAGCAATTCTGGTCGCGCGTGACTTCGTAA
- the dapB gene encoding 4-hydroxy-tetrahydrodipicolinate reductase produces MTKPVRLAMNGATGRMGQALLALVKDDARFTLVAALASPTSSKLGQPIDACAGALAYTHEWPSAGSLDVIVDFSGPAGLAEALTYCESNGTALVTGTTGLDASFAQRLNASASRIALLRAANFSLGVAVLTRLLRQAAASLPDWDLDIIEAHHNRKEDAPSGTALALGEAAALARGTSLRESAVYAREGRVGPRQLGTIGFAVVRGGDVVGEHEAWLIGQGERIELSHRATDRSIFARGALEAAHWLSGRGAGDYDLDAMLADRLPR; encoded by the coding sequence ATGACCAAGCCCGTTCGCCTTGCTATGAATGGCGCCACCGGCCGCATGGGACAGGCTTTGCTCGCGCTGGTAAAAGACGACGCCCGCTTCACCCTCGTCGCCGCTCTCGCTTCGCCGACGTCCTCAAAGCTGGGGCAGCCCATCGATGCCTGCGCTGGTGCGTTGGCCTATACGCACGAATGGCCGTCCGCCGGTTCGCTGGACGTGATCGTGGATTTCAGCGGCCCGGCGGGTCTTGCTGAAGCACTCACCTACTGCGAATCGAACGGCACGGCCTTGGTGACCGGCACGACGGGGCTCGATGCGAGCTTCGCGCAGCGACTGAACGCATCGGCCTCGCGGATCGCGTTGCTGCGCGCCGCCAACTTCAGCCTTGGCGTGGCTGTGCTGACACGCCTGCTCCGCCAGGCCGCGGCGTCGCTGCCGGATTGGGATCTGGACATCATCGAGGCACACCACAACCGCAAAGAAGATGCCCCGTCGGGCACGGCGTTGGCGCTGGGCGAAGCCGCTGCCTTGGCCCGAGGTACCTCGTTGCGCGAAAGCGCGGTGTACGCGCGCGAAGGACGCGTTGGTCCACGTCAGCTAGGCACCATCGGTTTCGCCGTGGTGCGCGGAGGTGATGTGGTCGGCGAGCACGAAGCGTGGTTGATAGGGCAGGGCGAACGGATTGAGCTTAGCCATCGCGCCACAGATCGCTCGATTTTTGCCCGTGGTGCGCTGGAGGCAGCGCACTGGCTGAGTGGCCGTGGAGCCGGCGATTACGATCTGGATGCCATGCTTGCCGATCGCTTGCCGCGCTGA